The Vibrio sp. SNU_ST1 genome has a segment encoding these proteins:
- the pstB gene encoding phosphate ABC transporter ATP-binding protein PstB: MFSINETLGYQAPLDVHNLKDEQIAISIEGLNLYYKESQALDDISMQIPKGQVTAFIGPSGCGKSTLLRCINRMNDLVEGCKVSGKVKLHGKNVYHPKVDVATLRRRVGMVFQRPNPFPKSIYENVVYGLRLQGVSNSRDLDDAVERSLRAAALWDEVKDRLHENAFGLSGGQQQRLVIARAVAIEPEVLLLDEPTSALDPISTLTIEELINELKTQYTVVIVTHNMQQAARVSDHTAFIHMGKLIEYSDTDSIFTSPLKNQTEDYITGRYG; encoded by the coding sequence ATGTTCTCGATTAATGAAACCTTGGGCTACCAAGCACCACTTGATGTCCACAACTTGAAGGATGAGCAAATTGCTATCTCGATTGAAGGGCTGAATCTTTATTATAAAGAGAGCCAAGCACTTGATGATATTTCAATGCAAATCCCGAAGGGGCAGGTGACCGCGTTTATTGGCCCATCAGGGTGTGGTAAGTCGACTCTACTGCGCTGCATTAATCGCATGAACGATCTTGTTGAAGGTTGTAAGGTTTCCGGAAAAGTGAAGCTTCATGGCAAGAACGTCTATCACCCTAAGGTGGATGTCGCGACTTTACGACGCCGTGTCGGCATGGTATTCCAGCGCCCGAACCCTTTTCCTAAATCTATCTATGAGAATGTGGTTTATGGTTTGAGGCTCCAAGGCGTGAGCAACAGCCGAGATCTTGATGATGCGGTTGAGCGCTCTCTGCGTGCTGCTGCGTTATGGGATGAAGTGAAAGACCGTTTGCATGAGAACGCCTTTGGTTTATCGGGGGGGCAACAGCAGCGTTTGGTTATCGCTCGTGCGGTTGCCATCGAACCTGAAGTGTTGTTATTGGATGAGCCGACATCGGCACTCGATCCGATTTCGACATTGACGATTGAAGAGTTGATTAATGAGCTTAAAACGCAATACACAGTGGTGATTGTTACCCACAACATGCAGCAAGCCGCGCGTGTGAGTGACCATACTGCTTTTATCCATATGGGTAAGTTGATCGAGTACTCAGATACTGATTCGATATTTACTTCGCCATTGAAAAATCAAACGGAAGACTACATTACTGGTAGGTACGGCTAA
- the pstA gene encoding phosphate ABC transporter permease PstA produces MNKLKSLLSWVKSGSPWIWLTGGAVSISMLSVLGLMLLIGWKGLTYFWPAPLYQWQVDSKDASLVVGLDETLVKQDVLIGQLYERKYIPIEQVPQVHDLLSSQNLSTGLIQRLSIKVANREIYPADFVSILDVNLREPTTPPDWAVIERSRGGYFFGKPVGFKTASGTFDSNIDQQLEQGLAFAGTLRKETSRVVNQEIRNISWQLENLRLEKRKLELNESVSDEYLKTYTQTKLELNRQLAEAEIKLEHLRTQLNVESLLVEDMTGEQVEISLSHILDYWYPNNMSYLEKVGHWGKQVWKFLSENPRDSNSEGGVFPAIFGTVLLVILMSIVVMPLGVVAAIYLHEYAKNNALTRLIRIAVINLAGVPSIVYGVFGLGFFVYTIGGSIDSLFYAERLPAPTFGTPGLLWSALTLAVLTLPVVIVTTEEGLTRIPSSVRHGSLALGATQFETLWRIVLPMASPAIITGLILAIARAAGEVAPLMLVGVVKLASSLPVDGQFPYLHLDRKFMHLGFHIYDVGFQTSNIEAARPLVYATSFLLVTVIVGLNLTAINIRNNLREKYRTLGQD; encoded by the coding sequence ATGAATAAACTGAAGTCATTATTATCTTGGGTTAAATCGGGATCTCCGTGGATCTGGCTTACGGGCGGGGCGGTGAGCATCAGTATGCTTTCGGTTCTTGGCCTAATGCTGCTGATCGGTTGGAAGGGCTTAACCTATTTTTGGCCTGCTCCTTTGTATCAATGGCAAGTCGATTCCAAAGACGCATCGTTAGTTGTCGGCCTCGACGAAACGTTAGTAAAGCAAGATGTATTGATTGGTCAGTTATATGAACGGAAATACATCCCGATAGAGCAAGTCCCACAAGTACACGACCTCTTGTCGTCTCAAAACCTGTCGACTGGGCTAATTCAGCGCTTAAGTATCAAAGTTGCTAACAGGGAAATTTATCCAGCGGACTTTGTTTCCATTTTGGATGTTAACTTACGCGAACCAACCACCCCACCTGACTGGGCTGTGATTGAGCGAAGTCGAGGTGGTTACTTCTTTGGTAAACCTGTGGGGTTTAAAACCGCTTCTGGCACCTTTGATTCGAACATAGACCAACAGCTCGAGCAAGGCTTGGCGTTCGCTGGTACGTTACGTAAAGAGACGTCGCGTGTAGTGAACCAAGAAATCCGCAATATCAGCTGGCAATTGGAAAATTTGCGTTTAGAAAAACGTAAGCTTGAACTCAATGAGTCAGTGAGCGATGAATACCTTAAAACCTATACTCAAACTAAACTGGAATTAAATCGCCAGTTAGCAGAAGCAGAAATAAAGCTTGAGCACCTTAGAACGCAGCTCAATGTCGAAAGCTTGTTGGTGGAAGATATGACAGGAGAGCAGGTTGAAATTTCGCTCAGTCATATTTTGGATTATTGGTACCCGAATAATATGTCTTATCTTGAAAAGGTTGGGCATTGGGGCAAACAAGTTTGGAAGTTCTTATCAGAGAACCCTCGAGACTCAAACTCTGAAGGCGGTGTGTTTCCTGCGATTTTTGGCACGGTACTGTTGGTTATTCTTATGTCGATTGTCGTGATGCCTCTTGGTGTGGTTGCTGCGATATATCTTCATGAATACGCAAAAAACAACGCACTAACACGTTTGATTCGTATTGCCGTAATTAACTTAGCGGGTGTACCGTCGATTGTGTATGGTGTATTCGGCTTAGGATTTTTTGTGTATACCATCGGTGGCTCAATTGATTCTTTGTTTTACGCAGAACGGTTACCCGCTCCGACATTTGGTACGCCGGGCCTATTATGGTCCGCATTGACCTTGGCGGTATTAACATTACCCGTTGTTATTGTCACTACGGAAGAGGGTTTAACGCGGATTCCTAGCTCCGTGAGACATGGTTCATTGGCGCTTGGCGCCACTCAATTTGAGACGCTTTGGCGCATTGTTTTACCGATGGCAAGCCCTGCGATAATCACCGGTTTGATTTTGGCAATCGCGAGAGCTGCGGGGGAGGTTGCCCCACTTATGCTGGTGGGTGTGGTGAAACTCGCATCAAGCTTGCCTGTGGATGGTCAGTTTCCATACCTGCATTTAGACAGAAAGTTCATGCATTTAGGTTTTCATATCTATGATGTTGGGTTTCAAACCTCTAATATCGAAGCGGCACGACCTTTAGTGTATGCGACTTCATTTTTATTGGTTACTGTGATTGTTGGATTGAATTTAACAGCCATCAATATCCGTAATAACTTGCGTGAAAAATACCGAACCTTAGGACAAGATTAG
- the phoU gene encoding phosphate signaling complex protein PhoU yields the protein MHFGRHISGQFNVELESIRTHVLTMGGLVEQQLSFAMQALHKDDAELAKKVIRDDHKVNAMEVSIDEACTRIIAKRQPTAKDLRLIMAIIKTITDLERIGDVASKIAQGAIEIPSTKEQKFHVSLEPLCRQAITMLHQVLDAFARMDVDAAAEVHKLDDKLDAEYEAVIRQLMTYMMEDPKNIPNILQVMWSARAIERVGDRCQNICEYIIYFVKGKDVRHLGDQSLDDALK from the coding sequence ATGCATTTTGGTCGCCACATCTCAGGACAGTTTAATGTCGAATTAGAATCTATCCGTACACACGTACTAACCATGGGTGGATTGGTAGAGCAGCAGTTGTCCTTTGCGATGCAAGCTCTTCATAAAGATGACGCGGAGCTGGCCAAGAAAGTGATTCGTGATGACCATAAAGTCAATGCGATGGAAGTTTCCATTGATGAAGCATGTACTCGTATTATTGCAAAGCGTCAGCCGACAGCGAAAGATCTGCGTTTGATTATGGCGATTATCAAAACCATTACCGACTTAGAACGGATTGGCGATGTTGCCTCTAAAATTGCTCAAGGCGCGATCGAGATCCCTTCGACCAAAGAACAAAAATTTCATGTCTCGTTAGAGCCATTGTGTCGTCAGGCAATCACTATGCTGCATCAAGTATTAGATGCTTTTGCTCGGATGGATGTCGATGCGGCGGCAGAAGTACATAAACTTGATGATAAGCTGGATGCGGAATACGAGGCCGTCATTCGTCAGTTGATGACGTACATGATGGAAGATCCTAAGAACATCCCCAACATCCTACAAGTGATGTGGTCAGCCCGTGCGATTGAGCGAGTGGGAGATCGTTGTCAAAATATCTGTGAATACATTATCTACTTTGTGAAGGGGAAAGATGTACGCCACCTTGGTGATCAAAGTCTAGATGACGCATTAAAATAA